A genomic window from Apus apus isolate bApuApu2 unplaced genomic scaffold, bApuApu2.pri.cur manual_scaffold_120_ctg1, whole genome shotgun sequence includes:
- the LOC127396166 gene encoding feather keratin-like gives MACYDRCGSCGPTPLANSCNEPCVRQCEASRVLIQPSTVQVTLPGPILTSFPQSTAVGSSASAAVGNELSALGVPVNSGFGGFGLGYGLGYGYGLGGLGCFGGRGGCYTC, from the coding sequence ATGGCCTGCTACGACCGCTGCGGCTCTTGCGGACCCACCCCGCTGGCCAACAGCTGCAACGAGCCCTGTGTCAGGCAGTGCGAGGCCTCCCGCGTCCTCATCCAGCCTTCCACCGTGCAGGTCACCCTGCCAGGACCCATCctcacctccttcccccagagCACCGCCGTCGGATCCTCCGCATCCGCTGCCGTGGGCAACGAGCTCAGCGCCCTGGGAGTGCCCGTCAACTCCGGCTTCGGCGGCTTCGGCCTCGGCTACGGCCTGGGATACGGCTACGGCCTGGGTGGCCTGGGCTGCTTCGGGGGCAGAGGAGGCTGCTACACCTGCTAA